A region of Arabidopsis thaliana chromosome 5, partial sequence DNA encodes the following proteins:
- the ATYKT62 gene encoding Synaptobrevin family protein (ATYKT62; FUNCTIONS IN: molecular_function unknown; INVOLVED IN: transport, vesicle-mediated transport; LOCATED IN: integral to membrane; EXPRESSED IN: egg cell; CONTAINS InterPro DOMAIN/s: Longin (InterPro:IPR010908), Synaptobrevin (InterPro:IPR001388), Longin-like (InterPro:IPR011012); BEST Arabidopsis thaliana protein match is: SNARE-like superfamily protein (TAIR:AT5G58060.1); Has 1250 Blast hits to 1250 proteins in 234 species: Archae - 0; Bacteria - 0; Metazoa - 351; Fungi - 294; Plants - 343; Viruses - 0; Other Eukaryotes - 262 (source: NCBI BLink).), which produces MKITALLVLKCDPETREPVILANVSDLSQFGKFSFYRSNFEEFIVFIARTVARRTPPGQRQSVKHEEYKVHAYNINGLCAVGFMDDHYPVRSAFSLLNQVLDVYQKDYGDTWRFENSSQPWPYLKEASDKFRDPAEADKLLKIQRELDETKIILHKTIDGVLARGEKLDSLVEKSSELSLASKMFYKQAKKTNSCCTLL; this is translated from the exons ATGAAGATCACTGCCTTGCTCGTTCTCAAGTGCGATCCCGAAACACGCGAACCCGTTATCCTGGCCAACGTTTCCGACCTCTCACAATTCGGaaaattctctttttatcGCTCTAACTTCGAAGAGTTCATTGTATTCATTGCCCGTACTGTTGCCAGAAGAACCCCTCCAGGTCAGCGCCAATCCGTCAAACACgaag AGTATAAAGTGCACGCTTACAACATAAATGGCCTCTGCGCCGTAGGATTCATGGACGACCATTATCCCGTTCGAAGTgccttttctcttctcaatcag GTATTAGATGTATACCAGAAGGATTATGGTGACACATGGAGGTTTGAAAACTCTAGTCAGCCGTGGCCATACTTAAAAGAAGCTTCAGACAAATTTCGG GACCCGGCAGAAGCTGATAAGCTGTTGAAAATCCAGAGGGAATTGGATGAGACCAAGATTATCCTT CATAAAACCATTGATGGTGTCCTAGCCCGAGGTGAAAAGCTGGACAGCTTAGTGGAGAAGAGCTCAGAGTTAAGCCTGGCATCGAAG ATGTTTTACAAGCAAGCGAAGAAAACAAACTCATGTTGTACACTTCTCTAA